Sequence from the Theropithecus gelada isolate Dixy unplaced genomic scaffold, Tgel_1.0 HiC_scaffold_225, whole genome shotgun sequence genome:
CCACTTCCTGTcaccatctacaaaaattaactcaatatagactaaggacttaaatttaagaccttaaactataaaaatcctagaagaaagcctaggaaaTATACTTCTAGACATCAGCCTTTGCTAAGTCACCAAAAACAATTAGAACaatagcaaaaattgacaagtaggactaattaaactaaagaacttctgcacaacaagagaaactatcaatagagtaaacagtctacagaatgaagaaaatattcacaaactgtgcagctgacaaaagtctaatatccagaatccataaggaacttaaacaaatcaacattcAAAAGACAACCAAATTAAAAGGTAGACAAAAGACTTAAACAGATACTTCTCAGAAGACATACAAGAAGCCAAtgatcatatgaaaaaatgctgataatcactaatcatcagagaaatgaaatcaaaaccacagtgagctatgaattcacaccagtcagaataacagatgttggcagagctatagaaaaaaaggaaagctggTGGGAATGTTAACTGAAGTAAGCTGAAGTAAATTATGTTCTACATAGCAGGTATAGGAGCTACGAAATatactttgaaatttaaatttgtagAAAGAAGAATATGAGATCAGTATTTACGAAAAGTGTTCATGCTTGTGTGGTTTAATCTCCAAATTATTGTCTTATGTCTACCACTAATTTAATCATTGATCTGAGCACTTAAACAATATATATCATTTCTGCAGAATAAAAATTTAGAAGATTGTGTCTCTTACTttacaaaaatgtaattattctttGCTAAGGAAGAAACACAATAATTTACTCTTTCAAAATGGAGTATTCCTCATTGATTTCAATCAAGATTAGTGTAGCTTTTCTGATACTTTTCCACCATTGTTCCAGGTGTCAAAGATCAAGAAAGTGACAATGCGTAGTGGAAGACAGTTCACTTGTGAATATGTAAAACAGTGTTGGCTAGCGttacatattcaaatataaacTGTGATAAGAGATGATTTCAGTTCATCATGATAGGTTTATAATCATATAACTGTTGCAAATTATTTCATTGACCCAATAAAACACATTGCCTGGTTTTCATTTTACCTTTCCCCAAATAGCCATAATTTATTATCTCAATGTTTTTCAGACTTAATTTGGAATTTCATTCAGACACATAGCATATAGAAGACAGGAAGAATGGATTATTAGTAATTCAAGTAAAAATTactaaagaaaagatgaaaaaaagataaagattgtGTTATGAAATTTCTACATTAGATACTTGTGTGTGTGAGGACCTCTTAAAATAATTACAGTTATCAGGGGGCTATTGAGCCTCATTAAACACAATTGTCTTGGTCTTTCATTCTTTGTTTAGATTGTAATTAAAAATGACGGTTAATTTAAAACAACATTCAAGTCCAAGCGGGCAATAAGCTATCAATACTTAGAACAACCCCACCCAATTGTTTTAAGAAGGCTGCCTAAAGAGCCCTGATGAAGAGAATTGCAACATGCCCTTATTCAAGCTGCTCTATGAATAATGACGGTAACTGGTAGGTGATGGAAAAGAAGCATAATCATTGAAAGTGAACATATCATCTCTGTGTTCATTCTCAATAATTCgagaagaaaattaatatttctaaacTTCACAGAAATCCTttcattcttggccaggcatagtggctcatgtctgtaatcccagcattttgggagcctgagcccaggagtttgcgtcCAGGAGTTTGcagatcgcttgaatccaggagtttgaggctgcagtgaaccaagatcatgccactgctctccagtctggacacaagagagagaccctgtctaaaaaataaataaataaaaataaaataagataaaaattatttcattctctaCACTGGAATTCTGTTTTGAAACAGATTAGAATGTAGTAACATTATATTCAAATGTGCATTTCTTCGTGTACCTAACAATATACCTTGCATGTATATGACATAAAATTGTAGCTCAAAAACATTTATTGGAACGTTGACTTAATAATACATAATCACCTCCTCAACATTATCCATGCTCTTTACTCCTGATTAAAACTTCTGTCTCACTCTTTTGTTTCTCTCAAAaacctattcatccttcaagaccAAATTAAAATAGCATGCAATTCTGAAACAATCTTTCTCGCATTTCCAAATGGATTTGAAGTAACTCTCTCCACCAATCCTTTTAGGATATTTACCAACACTACTGGATTTCGAAGTCCTAGAAAGTGGGTCTATCTTTTTCTGAATGCCATTTTTTTTCACTAAATTTATAGTACCAAATTTCTTGTTCAATTAACGCAGCCTATCAGTCACCAGGAAAGAAAGGATAGCATCATTAGCCTTTATTACACATATGTAATATGCCAGCTATATTGTTTACATTTTGATTTACTTTCCACAATGTCTTATGAACTAAATCATATTACATGGCCGGTCGcagtggtggacgcctgtaatcacagcactttgggaagccacggcggacggatcacctgaggtcaggagttcgagaccagcctggcaaacaaggtaaaaccctgtctctactgaaaagtaaaaaaattagctgggtgtggtggcaggcacatgtaatcttagctactcaaacaggcagaactgcttgaactcgggaggtggaagttgcagtgagctgagatcgcaccactgaacttcagccgagactccatctcaaaataaataaataaataaaattatattattttgtagacaaagacaattattttgtagatgaaatattttatagacaaagaCAGTTATTACTTTGTAGTCAAGGTAAATCAGTCTTGTCTGGCTTCGATAAGCTGAGCCAAGATACAACTAAGGAACTACAGATAGAAAAGCAATAGGAATCTGTTCATTGAAGATATTCGCCTgtggtttccttttcttgtagTATCTTTGCCTGTCTTTGTTATCAACATAAAGCCAGTTCCATAAAATGAATCTCAAAGTGTTCTCACTTCTTTAATGTTTGGaatgtttttagaaatattagtgtttgtactttttatatgtttagtagaattcacaaGTGAAACCGTCTTGTCCCGCATTTTCTTTcttgggaggtttttgattactgattcaatcttattattagtttttgatctgttcagagtttctatttcttcatgattcagtcattgtaggttgtatatttctaaaaatttacttatttcttatAAGTCATCCAATTTGTAGGCATgcaattgttcatagtagtcaaTTTTGATCCTTCTTAATTTCTAAGACATCGGTAGGTTAGATGCAATGTTCCTCTTATATTTGAGTCTCCTTTTTTCTTGGTCCACCTATTATTTGGCcaattatgtttacattttttaaaaacctgagttttattgatttattctattgttttttatattacttatctcatttatttctgttctaacatttattatttccatctttctttaactttatgcttcacatcccatgttcatggattagaaaacttattgttgttaaaatattcattctACTCAAATATATGTAATGATTTAATGCAATGTcaattaaaatagaatagaaaactaaaatttttgtaaacataCAAAGGATCAAAACAGCTAaagtaaacaagaaataaaaaaggaaaatgctggaggcatcactcttcctgatttcaaaatatattacaaaatcgcaataaataaaatagtattgtactggcatataaacagacacatagaccactgggcagaatagaaagcccagacataacccacacacatacagacatctAACCTTTAACAAGTGTACCAAGAATACATAATGGGaaaaaagatagtctcttcaacaaatcctgttaggaaaactggatatccacatgcaaaagaatgaagtcagaCCCGCTTCTGACATGatacacaaaagtcaactcaaaatagattaaaaattaaatttagggTCATTAACTGTAAAAGAGAATATAGGGGAAAATCTTCCTGACTGGTTTTGTCCATTATTTCCTGAACATggcaacaaaaacacaaacaataaaagtgaaaatagatcagtggaactGTATCATACTGAAAagttgcacagcaaaagaaacaacagagtgaaaaggcaacctatgaaatggaagaaaatatttgctaatcatATGTTTTATAAGACGTTAATAcgtaaaatatataaggaattcctACAATTCAATAGCACAAGGGAAATACCCAATTAAAACAGGCAtaggacttaaatagacatttctccattatggacatacagatggccaacatGTACATGAAAAGACGATGAAATCACTATTCATCTGGGAATTACAAgacaaaaccataatgagatatcacctcatacctttTAGTATGGCTATGatgaaacataataataataattagtgttGCAAGGATGTGGAGATATAGGACACTTGTCCATTGTTGATGGGCATATAAAGTGGTGCAGCCACCATGGGAAACATATCAACgttccttaaaatattaaaactagaattagtatacaacccagcaatctcactttggggtatataaccaaaagaactgaaatccagatcttgaagagatatctacactacCATGCTCACtccagcattattcacaatacccaaaatatggaaacaatctaaacGTCCATTGACAGAcgaatggaaacaaaaaaatatggcatatacataaaatgcaatattattcagccttaaaaagaagggaaTCCTGCTATATGTGACAACAGAAATAAACCTGGAGGGCCTTATGCCAAATTAGATAAATGAGCAACAGAAGTACAAATATGTCCTTGATaatgacaggaggcagagaaattctaggcagacaggggCAGGTCCTTGGCAAAACCGCACCTTCAAGCCAAAAAGCCTGAAACCCCTgacccaaagtgagaacttccatCCCTATGTGTCTGCTCTCTCctgattggttctttctgaataatgtctttttacCAATTGAATGTTgtcttttccaaaactacctatgGCTCACCGCAttccatcctgtgcctataagaCCCCAGACCCAGCTAGCAGAGGAGAAAAGTGGCTCAACCTCAGGAAGAAGTGGCTGGACATCAGGGAGAAGTGACTTTGACTTCAGAGACAGTGGCTGGATGAAGTAACTAGACTTCggaaaagaaaggcagagaggcGGATTGACTTCAGGGGACACCAAccttcccttcccatcccctttccagctcctccctctccactgagagcagCTTTCATCATTCAATAAAATTTCCACATTCACCTTCCTTCAATGTGGTCATGTCCACATGACCTCATTTGTCTTGGGCACCAGACTAAAATTCAGGATGCACCAGATGTGGGTACCCAAAAGGTTTGTCACCTTGGCCCTTTGCCCTTACTGGTAGAAGGCAATTTCCTCATGTGATGAGGCAAAGGGCGCATTGAGCTGGTAACACAGCTGTCTGCCAAAAGCATAGCTAAGAGAGCATTTTAACACACCCTCTGCGGCCTGGGGTCACAGGCACCCCACCTGGATACTGCCATGCAGCTCACATGGAGTTTGCTCCAGCTGGCACCAAAGCAGCTGGTTCTGCACTTGCTTGCTCCAGTTCCTGCACTCGCTCGCTCCAGTTCCTGCACTCATTCACTTGCATGCTCCCTTCAGCAAGGGGTTGAGCAGGGCAGGTTGAGTAACCAAGGCACCCCCGTTGCAAGACCTGTTAAGGGGTCAAGAAAATGTCCTACATTattatgattctacttatatgaagtatctaaaagAGCCAAACTCATAGAAGTGGAGAGTAGAAATGTGTTTGCCAGGGCCTAGGGGTAGGAGGAAATTGGGAGCTCTTGTTCAAGGGGTACACattttcagttatgcaagataagTTCTACGGATCCGTTATACAACGTGGTgtacaatgtattttaaatgatctGCTAGTTTATGATGAAAtaacatggaaaaaatataaaattatttttgtttaactcTAACTGAAGTTTAGTGTGTTTTTAATTATGAAGGTAGACCACAAAGCACAGTACTGTTAGCAATACTCTCACCATAGAAAtcacagatatatttttattatttatatattataaccTATCTAAAAATATTACTATGATCATCTTTATTCCAAATTATAGTAGTTAATATGCATGTGTGTAGATATTATCTAATATGAATAATAAAGCACAAATATTATACAAGTCCATACAagttaatattcttaatatttggtaattttatataaatatatgtttgatttatatttatatctattttatttttaaatgtttttctaaagaaGATCTCATATGCTTCACCAGACTATGAAAGGTATTTCTAAGGCCAAAAAGTTATTACAAAAACTTAATAAATTTTGTGACATCTATGAGGAACTGATACAACTTGCAACAAAGATAGAGATACAGAGAACATTAAAAAAGCTAGAGAGAACTCTTCAAAATACATATATCTAAAAGTTCTGGAAAGCAATATATTAGCAGATGATGTGACCCCAGggaatgaaaacatttgaaaactagtatttgtgcctttttaaaaaattcattatttttaaagcttcaagCAATCATAGTGTGTAAACTGatatttaatttacattcccttgAAAACATATAATGTTGGAATATTTTTGTGAGATTATTATCCATCCATACATTTTTACAAAGTAATTGCACATTagtctattttaattttcttattatttgtaatatatatatatttagtaattGACAACTCTATATATTGTTAATATATACTCCCAGTCTACAGATAATTACTTCTAATCTATgggttgtctcttttttttttaatgatctatTTTGATGATAAGCAGCTTTTAATTATTGAcagtctcatttgtcaattttcctATAGATAATCACCCGTTCTTTATTCCAGAGGCCTTAGTATTTCAACTGTTACGgttaattaatttgaaaataagtaTCGAATTAATTTTCCATGGAGAGAGGTAGGAGATGAggttattttctcccattcaattaTCCAGTTTTTCTCAGATATGTTTCAAAGATCAATTGATTATATGTTTCTTGGATTATATCTgggttctattttatttattctattatagTCTCAATTTGTCTATCTTTATACCTAAACCAcactggtttgtttctttttgttttatagtaaACCTTCAATTCTtccaatcattttcttttaaaaatatttttggatatttcacttactttgcatttctatatacatttttacaCAAATCCAGAATATCTGTTTTAGAAAACACACTGTAAAGAGGGTGAAAGACAAGCCACATATTcgtagaaatatttcaaatcacaaatttgaatagaaaaaatagttgtatctaaaatatataaataattatcaagcctcaataataagaaaatacgTGTAATTAAAAATAGGCAGAGTATTTGAACATAGactttaccaaaaatatacaaataaccaataatcacatgaaaatatattcaacttaCTTATTAGATGAATGCAAAcacaaatcacaatgagataccattacataCTTATAAGAATTTCTAAGATTGAAAGAAATTACCATGTAGTTAGTTATCCAAGATGGGAAACAATCAGTATTATCATACCCAGCCAGTAGGATTttaaatggtacagccacttcaAAGATCatttggaagtttcttaaaaagttaaacgtACACCTACCATATGACTCGGCTATCTTTCCTAGGTACTTGTAAGAGGAAATAAAAGTGCTGTATGTGCCTTTACAAAGATTCTGACAGAAATGTTCACAGCTGTCTTACTGTAATAAACCCATTTTCTTCAAactcattgttttgttttctcttacaaTATAGAAAGCTAATTATAGTTTACAAATTATAATTTACCTAATATCTATcatatcatttttttcaaataggaTTTTAAATCCAAGGACCTTTAGAATGTGCCAAATATAGTTGATTTTACACTGTGTTCACATTctgtaaacacatttttcttttttcttaaatttatctgGAATAAGAAGGATAATTTCCCATTAACTAAAATTTCCCAACAATTTAGATATATAGAAACGTAGGCAGAATCCTTCATTTCTCTCtgtattcatgttctttgccacGTAACTTTTCAATTCTACAATAAGAGGCAAATATCCTTCCTCAGTCATTAACTTTGAGCCCAGCAATGTGATTCTCTTTGCCTAAAATAATGCTAACAAACATGAACCCAATGGAAGCTTGAACTAGCTTTTGTTGTTGTACATTTCCCCTTGTGACTCACCCATCAACACTGGAAGAAAATACTCCAGCTAGCCCAATGGTTCAGAGATCCAcagacacagaggcagagctACTCAATCGCTATGTAGGTCTATGAGTTCCATTAGACCCGTTAGACTAGGTAACATTAACCAAGAAGCACCAGCTGATATTAGCAGGACTGCCAAGTCAGTTGACAAAAAGTTAATAATTACCTAATGTTATGTATCATTGacatttatggtattttgttatcgATCAAATTTATAGCATACAAATCAACATTGTCATGAATGATAAATTCAGATTTCAAAATGTCTATTTCTAAAACATGtggctattttcattttttgatatattgtgtACAATGAccaaataaaattgtatgttaACCAACACAATTTTACTAAACAATATTCTGGACTTTGTGGGCAGACTTATGCCTTATACACACTTATAATATACCAATGCGCCTTATGtggaattaaataaatatttcttttaaacttaGTGTCTGAATGCTGAACATCTCTTAGTTTACTGTATTGCATTTGCTATATCTTCCTTCACAGTAAGCTATAAATTTTCAGAACAAATCTACAAGCCCATCCTCCAACAACTGTAAAAGAACAACAGAAGGTTAACTGAGCAACAAAAAGGTAACGGATATTAACTCAGAAATCTTTATATGACAAATTCTGGGTTTAATGACAACTTAAATTATTAGAGATTAAATTACTGTGTTACTTGTTAGCTAATCCACTAGAATTTAAACAGATGTCAAATAACCAGTTAACTAGGGGTTACATTAAGTACATGCACTGCTTTACTGTTTGAGAAAGGAATTTGAATTGTTAGCAGTTCTACAAATTTTGGACAGTTCTGCACAATATTCTTGAATAGGAGTAAGTATGTCTTCTAGACTCTATATTATGAGACATAATAATTTTGTAATGACTAACTTCCTGACTGTCTCTTTTACATCCTTGTTCCTGAGGCTATAGATCAAGGGGTTCAGCATGGGAATGACCACTGTGTAAAAGACAGAGGCCACCTTGACCATGAGCCATGAACTTTTGGAGTTAGGAACACAGTAGAGAAAAAGGATGGTCCCATGGAAAATGGTAATGGCGGTCAGGTGGGAGGCACACGTGGAGAACGCTTTCTGGCGCCCCCCAGTGGAAGGCATCTTCATGACAGTGATTAAAATGAAAGCATAGGAAGTGAGAATGATCACCAGGCTGCTTACTTCATTGAATGTGGCAGAAACCAAAATGATCTCCTGGCTCACATAGGGGTCAGAGCAAGACACAGCAACAATGGCAGCGTGCTCACAGACAAAGTTATTAATGATATTATTTCCTCTGAAGGATAATTCCAGTAGAAAGTAGGTAAGAGTCAGGGAACAGACTATCGCCCAAGAGTATGATGCAGTCACTAACAAGGAGCAAAGCCTCCAGGACATTGCAACCGTGTACAGCAGAGGGTTACACACCGCCACATATCGGTCATAGGCCATCGCTGCCAGCATGAATGTTTCTGTCACCACAAATATGCAGGCAAAGAAGAATTGCATGATGCATCCTGTGAAGCAGATGGTTCTGTCTTCCACAACCAAGTTCTCCAGCAGTTTGGGTGTAACTGTGGTGGAATAACAGAAATCGACAAAGGACAAGTGGCTGAGGAAAAAGTACATGGGGGTGTGGAGTTTCGGGCTGATCCTGATGATCATGATCATGCCCAGGTTCCCCAGCACAGTGACTGTGTAGATGGTCAGGAACACCAGGAACAGGGGCATCTGAAGGTCTGGATATTCCGAGAAGCCCAAGAGGATGAAGGTGACTGCAGCAGTCTGATTTTCTTGGTCCCTGGGACAAAATAGGACAGTTGATTCAGAGACGCAAGAGAAATATTTGGACAAGGCCAAGTAAAATGAGGAAATGTTGAGAGGTTTAGTGATTATCTATAAAGAGTGTTATGGAAATGCTTAGTTTTAACCATTACATTGTTTCAAAAGCTAAAATTTACTAATATCATAATTATACAGTACATATAAAATGTGTGTCagtgtaataataaaatatgggAATTGAGACGGGAAGAGCAGTTGGctctgatatattttaaatgatctgGTTCAGTAGCCTCAGAGGCAACTGGCTTCATGAGAAAGGCAAGTCTACCTTTTGCATGAGTCAGAATCTAGTGAAAATGCCTGTCTTGAAGGaagatttccattttatttcatttcaatacAATGCTTATTTTGAGTTTCAGTAATTTTTTCACTTCTTCACCtattaaatgatgagaacttggaactcaaaaaataaatcaatgactCAGTAAAATGATCATTACATTTTTGTAACAGTTGTTTCTATATCTATTTCTGAATTTACCTTTCCAGTGACCTCCCTACATTTAATCACACATTTTTCTCCACAGATTTTAGATTCTTCCTGTCTAATGTGAGTAGTGCACTTTGTCAGTCACACTTATCTaattattgaaaattataaaactctgttAGCTTTTCttgatatattataatataaGATATTTAGAATGATTTGGGCTGGAAACAAACAATAATGATACATCcagatcatttttattattctgagGTACTTTCTGCCATATCATTCTCAGGTGGTCAAAATTCAGTCTACCTCCAAACCTCCAAAGATGAAGCATCACTTCCAGAAGAATTACAATGGTTTTTATTCGGTtaggaggtttttgttttgttttcattgaattgCTTACAATAGACACACAGATAATCTTTCCGATACCCTATTCTTTTAGGTTCTTCATCTTTTCCAACAATTTTATCTCAACTTGACTTTTCATCAGAATCATGGTCATAGTATTAACTATGTCATTATCAGTAACTATAAACCCTGAAAAATATCGATATTATGCAACatctgtaatatatattttactcatgttttcttcttctacatttcaacaaattgtttttctacaataaaatactattaatgAGGGCAGACATGGAAGGCTAGGACATAGTAGGTTCTCCACAatctttattgaataaatgaatgtatatatgACTGAATAAATGTAGCCACATATTATACATGTGTTGGGGTAAAAGTTTATAATAATACTAAAGAAGTTGAACTTGCCTATTAAATCAAGACCACATTGTAAACTCACAATGCACTGAGTCACATCTTGAGTCCTACAGAAGAAGTAgcaatagtgaaaccccatgagACCTAAGCATCCTGAATTAGAATAAAACAAGGACAGTTAGAAGAGTAAATGAggcattggattttttttttaatgttctgagTTTATTAGAAATAACTCAACTACCTTGTTGTGCCAGTTTAATCCAGAACCATGTCATGACTGCTTACCGAAAGCTAAAATAGCAGTAGGCATTAAAAAGAGCACCATTCCACACAGCATTCTGTAAAAATTCTATGCTTTATCATTAGCTGAAATTAAACACTCTATAGTTTACACTGAGTTGTTATAATGTTTAGCATCAAAGACAATATACTGCATGCACTTATATTTTGCAGAAAACACAAGTGCATgcagtatatatgtgtatatataaaaatatatgtatgattACACATATAGAATTATATAGGTTAGGGTTgggattatatataaaattattttatgtacaaCTTACATATCCATgtggtttctttctttaattGCTCCTTTAGATTCACTTCATTTGGTACCTGTGATTTGATCTTCTAcatttgttgtcatttttctCAATGTATGTTTTAGTTTAACACAAAACTCATTGAGTGCAAATTTCCTAATGGAATACACTTTTTCAAGCATTTTCCAATATCTGTATGCTTTCCTAAGGACGTTCTAACAAGCTCTGAGAAGGCTGGGcttgaaaagaaaatcacttcCATCAAAGACTGTATTTTGTAATATGTATTTGACTTATTGTTGCCTAAACATCCTTTCTATGTGTGGCACTTTTCAACCCACTTCCTACACTCTATTTCTTTACCAAAAGACTTGGGGCCAAAGTTCACAATCTCCCGTTTAACCCCCGGAAGTGTCACCCTTGTTGAGCTGAATGAGGGCTCAAGGTACTGTGCAGAGGCTTTCCCTCTTTTGTAGTGACACCTAACGTGGCTTTCCAATTGTGCATTTGCTGCGTACTCAGCACTGTAATAGGCATTttagaaactataaaattataaaatgttggcCTTGACCtccaaactttttcttaattattccGAGGAATAATGCATGTAACTGCAAATTATACAATAGAGCATACAATTCTTAAACTAAAGTTTGTGcacataaaaagaagaagaatattgtgatcaaaagaataaaagtatttcCTAGAAATGCAGgctaattaataataataaatatggtgaaagataatgaataaaatattcctaGTTAAAGGAACGAAGTGATTACCATAGCAGTTAGACTTATACATGGGTTTGCCTCCTGCAAAGATTATTGGAACACACTATTTTCCTTCTAAagttatataaagtaaaaattgaatAACTCACTTAAGTGCAGAAGGAACTGACTTATTCATTTTCTGACGCTTCTTTTGCAAAGATGAATAGACTCCAGGGAAGTGCCCGAGGAGAatccaaattaaataaaaaaacaagcaaatcacAATAAAAGTGACAGGAGTCTATACTagatttcaataaatgttttaagaaaataacgttttcccctaatttttttaaaataatctcagtgataacagagaggaaaagagaccaAAAGGCTAAATTCTAACACCAAACTGTGTCACACATATATATGCCACAAAGGCCTTAGGGATGTTAACCCTGGAGAATATAACTGAAGTATTCCCTAGGAGGCCACAAATAAAGCAA
This genomic interval carries:
- the LOC112617526 gene encoding olfactory receptor 5D13-like yields the protein DQENQTAAVTFILLGFSEYPDLQMPLFLVFLTIYTVTVLGNLGMIMIIRISPKLHTPMYFFLSHLSFVDFCYSTTVTPKLLENLVVEDRTICFTGCIMQFFFACIFVVTETFMLAAMAYDRYVAVCNPLLYTVAMSWRLCSLLVTASYSWAIVCSLTLTYFLLELSFRGNNIINNFVCEHAAIVAVSCSDPYVSQEIILVSATFNEVSSLVIILTSYAFILITVMKMPSTGGRQKAFSTCASHLTAITIFHGTILFLYCVPNSKSSWLMVKVASVFYTVVIPMLNPLIYSLRNKDVKETVRKLINLRKKKNVFTECEHSVKSTIFGTF